The genomic window CGCGCACGGAGGTTGACGTCCGGGGTTTTGGTACTCGGGCCTGGGTATGGGGTAAATGAAATTTTCTTGGCTCCGTTCCGGCCCGGCCAAGTCTCAGATCTGATACCATAGGTTAAATTGTGgggaaaattctttgtgcaccgtgggcatatagaaaatctgatgtgaAGCACACTATTTTATCCATTGatctatataattattattttttattatatttaatatctataattttatttttttatttaaaattttaaatgataaaaatatttttattttttaaaaaaattatgacattctatattcatattataacatcctgcattcagaaaatcataatttttatttatataatatcatattataatacaggatgtcataatatgtacagaatatcataattttttttaaagaatggaaatattttcatcattcaaaattttcaaacgaaaatatAAAGCTGCAATAATTAAATGCGCATTTGAAAATGGTTGGATAAAAATACTctttccatattatgatatcttagatcataTTATAATCTTCtgagtcatattatgacatcctgcatgcagaaaatcataatttgatgcagaatatcataatatgcacaagatgtcataattttctagatcatattatgacatccagtataagaagtcataatatgctatagaatgtcataaattttttgacCTTTGTTAGATAATTATCTGGAGTAGTATCTTTTGagattggttcttatccattttgaCAGGATTGTTAGAATATAAGAATAGCTCTAAAATCTTTTGCAGGCACACATGTTTATGGAGAAGCAAACTATAAATTGGATGATGTCATATGTCACTAACCATACTAGATTTACTCAATAGATGACTTTATCAGATGTTCcaattaaatttttgaatattttatttgttAATTCCCATAGGTGTATTttagattgatttaatatatataatttattaaaaaattaaattggaTGACATCATATATGGCTGATCATATTAGATCTACTctatagatgattttttcaaatattcctactaaattttttaatattttatttgctTATTCCCTCGTATCTATTTATTCTAGATTGGTTTAATATAtccaatttatcaaataaaataaagagGATCTTGACTTAATCTTGACGAGTACATCTAGCTCTGATGTCACTAGATTGAAAGGGTTTAGTTTAGTCAATCCACTATAAACCGATCTTAGAATACTAGACTATTGGATAAAGCAGAATATGCAGGGTCATTATCATTACATAGACGACGTAGAGTTAAACATTTCTAATTTAAACACATCCACGATAGATGGCAACTTCTGGAACCTATCCAATTTAAAAATAACTCCAATAGAAGCTAACTTAGGAGCGATAAAAGAAGTCCATCAATCAACACAAAaaacttgaaaataaaataatatattaatttcacTAGGCTTCAACATGTAATGCGTGCATGGTTATTGCAATAATATATTCTTATGCACGATATATgtgattaataattttttattagtcaTATATTTGATACATTTGTTTATAATCTTGGAAAAATATATTTCTCTTGTTTCTCTTTAAATAACAAAATAATTGTAAATGTTTTGCATAATTCATGAATGCCCGAGGATTTCAATTTACATTTGGTAGGCCTCTCTcatcagaaaaagaaataaaaatactatTAAAATGCTTAAATAACTCACATTGtcgctttaaaaaaaaaaatcactcagTTGATGATTTGGTTGAATGCCGTTGCTTTATTTGAATCATCATTGTGAATTGTGCCACAAAATGGAGCAAAGTAATAGGTGAAAGATTGCTGAATGCTTATTTTGCAGTAAGATTTCTCGGTTACTGCAGCAATTCTGAAGTACCATACCACTCTCCAAAGACCACCatactacatttttttttttattgccagAAACATAACCACCTCAATGGTAGAGGAAACACACCTTACGAGTACAATAAATTATGTGGAGAAACCATTGCAGAAGATATAGGCTCAAGATTTTATGCAGTAGACCCGAGAAATGGATAGTCTGTATACCCAACAACAGGATCTGGTGTATAAAAAGTAGATCTATCATATTTGTTCACAGAAGTATTGAGCTCAAATCTTTTAGGCAAGTCAGGATTAGCCAAGAACAAACGACCGTAGGCCACCAAATCCGTGTAACCTTCAGTCACGACTTTGTTCCCTTCCTCTCTATCGTATCCTCCGGCAGCAATAAAAGTTTTCTTGAAAGCCTTCCTCATTGGAAGCAATCTGTGAGGTATTTGACGCCTCCCATCCACAATGGACATTCTGGGCTCAATCACATGACAATAAAGAATACCATATTTGTTCAATGCCTCCATCATGTAGAGCCCAAGGGCTTCTGGATTTGAGTCCCAACACTCCATGTAGTCGGCGAAAGGTGAAAGTCGCATTCCAACTTTATCAGCTCCAATCTCATTAACGATCGCTTCAACTATCTCTAAGGCAAAGCGACATCGATTTTCTAAGCTTCCACCATACTCGTCAATTCGATCATTGACGCTATCTTTCATGAATTGTTCGATAATATAGCCATTTGCACCATGGATTTCTACTCCATCGAAGCCTACCAATCATAAAAGATGTACATCAAATATTCGTTATGTTGGTAGCATCATGCGCATGCAACATGCTTGTGGTTTTTCTCCCTTTTGCTTATAGAATTGAATGAAGAAAAACTTCAGGACTAGAGAGTGTGGATAagatctctgaaaataaaaaagtgCATAAGGAGATAAATTACCAGCTTCGATCGCATTCCTAGCAGCAAGtctgaaatcattgataatgtgAGGGATTTCATCGATTCTTAATCTGCGGGGAGGAGAATACTCTTCGACACTACCGTCATGATGGGTAATAGGTGCAATCCCTTTGTTTGTGCTAGAGACTGGTGCTTGTCCATTAGGTTGGAAACCTATGTGACCCACAAATATGTTAGGAGCATATAGGTAGCATATTATTGGATAGATTTCTCCAAATAAACAAAATGGTTTTTTGATTATCATTAACTGATGCCTAGAGATGCAGACATTATGTGTCCAAGAATCTCCAAGCACAAATGAATGATAAATGAGCATGGCCCAGATGTAGCCACATGCATAGGACTTTAATCCCTTTGATTGCATATAGTTTGTACTAAGAATAATCTAAATATATGTCATAGGGGACTACTACTGCAGAGAACAATACCATAATTTGAAACCCTCCCCACATGCCAAAGCTGGCAAAAAAAGAGCCCACCCTTGGCATGGACAGCATCCACAATTGGCTTCCAAGCTTCCACCTGCTCCTTTGTCCATATCCCAGGAGTGGCCGGATATCTAAAAAGGCAGAGAAATAGTGAGACTTTGAGAGCTGTTTGCCTTCAAACATAGAAGATGAACAGAAGAATTTTTAACTATTTAACAGGATCTCATGAACATCTCCTGAAAGCAGCATCAAGTTTACTGTAGAACAGACATGGCATATAGAATGGACTACATCTTCTAAGTGGTCATACCCTTGGGCTGTATCCGAGACCCCAGTGGCTTCAGTTATAAGAAGGCCTCCTTTAGTTGTCCTCTGAGAGTAGTACAAGATAGCATGTGGTTGTGGAACATTGCCATAGGATCTTGTTCTCGTCAGTGGTGCCAAAACAATCCTGagcaacaaaaacaaaaattatatttctagaacaaaaacaaaaattatattttatatgccATAATTGAAAATAGGCTAGGGTTTAGTTTCTATGCTAAGAACTCAAGAAGGTTTTTGTACTTATGAATTttctacacacacatacatacatacatatgtgtgtgcaTAGGATTTCTCACCAATATTACccttaaaaaaatttctcacCATTAGAACAACACTttgataacataatataataatttattaatataagaATGTAACATTGCTATCTAGATTTCTTTAGCTAATAACAATTACTAAAATGATAGATTACTCTAAGTAATAACCAATGCAAAACATATGGCTTTAATTGGGTGCAGTGCCCCGACGTGGACCTGGGAGAGTTTTTGATATGCTTGTAGCGTTGCTCTTCCCCATAGTATGGCACCACATGTACCCACGTGGTTGTCTTGTTCTAGGTCAAATTTGGTGACTGAGAGAGAAACGGAAGGCTATCATTGTATTCGAGCAAGAAGAAGGCACATTAAATCCTGCATTGAGAACTACCATCGCCAATTTTCCAGTACTTCCACGCCAAATCTCCAACTGGATTGCATCAATGACTtagcctttttcttttctttctccgaGGGTCAATGGATCAAATCAAAGCAATGAGGATGCACAAAAAGAAATCACTTGGACAGTCTATCAAATATATGTGAATAAACTTGATAGATCTTGCGCATGGTTCATGATAATGGCTAGAATAATCCTAAAGAGCTACATATATTTACTACCGTTAGAAGAGAAATGAAGAAGGTGCTGACCTGTGAGAAAGATCAAACTTTCCCATCTTGTGTGGAGTCAGAAGAGGGATGGCTGCCATCTCACGGACAAAATGTACGCAGACGAGACTCTTGGAATTAATTGGTTGTTGGTGGAATCTCTTCTTTTGCTTTCCTCGTTCTCTCGTTCTTTTGCCTCCCACTGAGTGCTGCGTGGTATTTATAGAGAAGCAGGGTGGATGCTAGCGGATATTTGAACGAAAAGGGAAGGGCAAAGTTTCCTTTCCCCACTCTTTTGAGTATTTAAATCGCCATTATTGAATACTCGTGGGGATAGCTGGTCCAAGTCAAACATAAACAGCGAGGCAGGCCATGTTCGGTAGGTCAACCGTGAAACCTCCAAGAAAAGCATGATGCATAATAgaaaaaatgttttttttttttgcttggccAAATGAAACCTCTAGTGTAACAGTGCAATCGATGCGAAATGTCCATCTCCATAAGCATGAATAGATGTTTGCATTTCAATAAATATAGAAAGAAATGATGAGAATATAGaagtatatctatgtatgtaagaAGATAAAATTCAATTATAAGAATATAGGAGTTTCCCACAATGCTCACGCGGTTTCTCCCATCAGCCATGCCCAGGAGACATGATAGATATTTGGGCCCTGAAGAGCTCTTTAATTCGTTCAACTGCTGCTCAAATAAAAAAGAATGTACCAAGCTACCTCTTTTTAAGTACTTGGTATACATGCAGTAATGATCAAGGCATGTATCTAACATTTTTTAATGAAATAATGTCATCATCCAAATCTGAACTAGCGTATAACTAGCATGATgtgcatgataatttttttttaaaaaaaaaatctgactatttttgaaatataataaataatataataaattataataaatataaaacttcataatcaaatttcttttacatattaaACAATAAATTTTAACAATGGTCGAGCAAAAATTTCTGTCATCAATATTGATATCATTTACACTAGTATTCATATGGCAAATAGAGTACTGTGTACCAATtgaggatctataagaaaaagctCATGATTAATATTAGCATCATTGTTATTGGCCTTGTACAATACATGGGATGtaattttttacttttctttcGGTTTActcttgaaatataataaaataaaataaatggttGATAAAAATAAGGCTTCAACACTTGAATGTTTGTTGTATATTAAGTAAAATACACTTTAATAATAATTGAGTAGAAACTCTTGTTAGTTATACTAGCACTAATAATGCTAATCCAGTATGACATGCAAtatattaatttttcttttttttcaattattcttaaaatataatacaataaaataataaattataataaataaaataatttaattatcaaatttttattacaaactAAGTATTGAACTTCAATGATAGCCAAGCACATTAATACTAGTGTCATTAATATTTGCTTCTCAAGTGATGAATTTTAATAATAACCTATAATATTAATACTGACATCCATATATTGGATAAAAACCTCTATCTTAACTGTCTTTAGTTTAGATATATACTAGCACAATTGCTATACAATgcgtaagataattttttctccttcttccaATAGTTCTTGAAatacaatattataatataacaatataacaaATAGATAGCTTAAATAGctaatttatgatgaatattaattaataaatattaataatgaTCTAGCAAAAATTTCTATCATTGATACTAAGATCATTAATATTGGCTCTATGATTATTTCTTTTTTTCCagctattaatataataatataataaattataataaataaaaaattttaataactaaatttTTATGATGTATTAAGTAATGAATTTAAtgataatcaaataaaaatttctatCTTCACTATTGATATCCATATAACGAACAAAACACTTTATACAAGGACGTCCATGCAGAAACACCCATCATTGTTAGGAGTAACAATAATATTACCCCCATGTTGCATAGGGTGCATTGTCTTTCTCCCTTTTCCAATTACTTTTAAAATACACtataataatttgataaattataataaataaaaaattttaataatcaaatttttttgacatattaggCAATAGTAAGCTTTAATAATGTTTAAGCACGTTAGTACTGACATCATTAATatctattatatattaaataataaatttaataattatcaagcaaaaattttgatcattagtaACAATGATCTATATGATAAACCAAAAACTTTACATACGGAGCTCCATGTAGAAACttctattattaaaataatatcagCCTCTAAGGTATATGTTGTGGTCAATctcctcgtcgtctggtcgccgAGAACGAGCGTCTgcgaaagaaagtccacactgatcggaggaggctccggcggggaccctccgacggtcaagtcagaaaggagactaggcaacagtgagaagaaaacaaggagctcagcgagagagggagagagagagagcaaacctAAGAgtttttcgaagggacctctagcactgttaccttccccgatatatatagtggagcatggtatggcaccgtcattaatgacgcagacaattgaagaattgtcaactcactgaaggctgtcagagtcgccctAAAGGtatcaaatcgccgtggggctgtcaaatcgctagggttgaccatgccttaggtggaataatgcccctaggcggcagtgccgcatgccattgtcaggactgacagtctctggcagtagtacggcgattggaggagccgaccgaccataggtcggcggccagctgaggggcgtcgggtgaaaatttgggcccctccgacagtcagtcgggcacattgcaggagtcgggcatcggactccatagtgcagtcggttgggagagcggaaaagatctgcccgaccgacatatcctcgatcggtcgatagccgtcgatcggtcggtaatggcacctgtcggagtcatccgtcggggtcggtcggggtcgtccgtcggagtcgtccgtcgggatcgtcagtcggagtcatccgtcggggtcggtcagggtcgtccgtcggggtcatccgtcggagtcgtccgtcggggtcggtcggggtcgtccgtcggagtcatccatcagtcgtcggtcggggtcgtccgtcggagtcgtccgtcggggtcgtccgtcggagtcgtccgtcgcgGTCGGTcgaggtcgtccgtcggagtcgtcggtcggggtcgtctgtcaaggtcgtccgtcggagtcgtccgtcggggtcggtcggggtcgtccgtcggggtcgtccgttggtatatcccaacagttgccccccccactcctgagtccgatgtcgtgttggctcgcgtgaacatgtaggcgacggcttcggacgaaaggagtggttttccgtcacgtcttgccccgactctggagattacatcaacgaacgatccgatgTCGGTCGTCTCGacagtaggtcgagcatgcacgtcgggtcggaggttggccaacctccgaacgttgctcgttgACACGATCATTCcacagagtctgatagtcgagtagcgtccgacgtattcggataggataatgaTGGCaaatcgaatatccattgtccggccttTGGTTGGGCATGCACGTcgagatgtatgataaacggtggcaagccgaatatcctttgaTCGGTCGTGACTGGGttggtatgtcgcaagtcgaatatccatcgacgtagcatgtcgagtcgtatgatagatggtggcaagccgaatatccttcgaccggtcgtgaccgGGTCggcatgtcgcaagtcgaatatccatcgacgtagcatgtcgagtcgtatgatagacggtggcaagccgaatatccttcgaccggtcgtgactGGGTCggcatgtcgcaagtcgaatatccatcgacgtagcatgtcgagtcgtatgatagacggtggcaagccgaatatccttcaacCGGTCGTGACCGGGTCGGTATGTCACAAGTCGAATACCTGTTGCCCAGATCTTGGTCGGGCGGGTACGTTGCGgttgtcttggcattttgccctttcttagtcgaagctaagttggcaagttagccagccgcattggtcgaagccctttgccttcagaggtgggggccatTGTAGATATTCCGTCccttcgatctccgtcgtagaatcCGATGTGTCCTCGACGATTGAGACGTAGattgagccgttggttcggcgattcgatgatcaggccgacgacggagtcgtagattcggcgattggcaatcgagccatgttggtcggggccttttgccttcagaggctgaggccgtcggttcgacgatcggtgatcgagccgttgattcgacgatcggtgatcgagccatgttggtcggggccttttgccttcagaggctgaggccgtcggttcggcgatcggtgatcgagctgttgattcggcgatcgatgatcgagccatgttggtcggggccttttgccttcagaggctgaggccgttggttcggcgatcgatgatcgagccgttgattcgacgatcggtgatcgagccatgttggtcggggccttttgccttcagaggctgaggccgtcggtttggcgatcggtgatcgagccgttgattcggcgatcggtgatcgagccatgttggtcggggccttttgccttcagaggccgaggtcgttgtagattctccgctccttcgatctctatcaggatctacgcacgaggagcggggagaggggtgtaggagtcatacctgcgatgcatcggtctcggactccgtcgtcggggcaagacccgtctatcggtggagggcctgctgggttcagcatgggcccgacctttcttccatttttcctttCGGCCCATGCCttaagtcaggcgccggtcggaagctccttcgtccgcgcgcatgtacttgtacacgcgctccagcagttcggcgtatgtccgggggagggtcttgtccagagagtatgtGAAACGGAACCCccttagcccccgtttcatggccgagatggccatgtcttcgttgaagtcccggacctcaagcgtggccgcgttgaatcgtgtCACGAAGTGttgtagagtctcattttctctatGCTTGAGGAAGAAAAGACTATctgaggttcgtggcggcttccgactggtgctgaaatggaccacgaagaaatgttcgagctgcccgaaggagtgaacACTTCCCgagcggaggccggagtaccaggccctgacagctttgcggagtgtgacggggaagccgatgcaaagaagagcgtcggttgtcccttgaatcgtcatgagagctttgtagctctccaaatgGTCGATCGGATCGacggagccgtcgtaaggctccatgtgtggcatcttgaaccgattggggatcggttcgtcgaggatgagtcgggagagaggttgggcggtctggaagtcaacgtcgtttgaagacttctgtccatccacctgcagctgggcaagccgacggtcgattttctcgaacttgcgctcgtagtcgtcgatccgtcggtgctgggagaccccgggggtggagtctccggaagagtccgagagagaggcggacggcattcgcgatcgcttctccttccttgctcgttccagctgggaaggagaaggccaTCGAGACCGACGGGTGTCGCGCCGCGGgtgcccctcctcctctcggtgggagcgcTGAGATAGGTGCTCTGGAGGGGGCGACGGAGATCGATGCGGacgtcggtggctgctcctggaggacATCGGGCGCACCGCCAGTTGCTCGGTCGGTGAAGGCGGCTGCCGAACCGGTTGCtgttgaaggcttttgaccgtgtctgtcagcacggtcatctgccgcatgattgccgcgatctgtgcctccgtggtcactgcgggatgcggagagctagattccgccatggagggtgaaggAGAGACCTCTTTCCGGCGGGAAGAGTGTCTtgccgatccagtgaccctcgatcgctgagctcttatcTTTGCCATCTTGAAAGATGTTTCAAGTTCCACGGGGGTCGCAATCCCTGGTGCTGTCAATGAAGCACCAACTTGTCACTGTGAGATCCTcagcccccctacctggcgcgccaatctgttgcggccaatcccctcgtcgtctgatcgtcgggaacgagcgcctgcgaaagaaagtccacactgaccggagggggctccggcggggaccctccgacggtcaagtcagagaggagactaggcaacagtgagaagaaaacaaggagctcagcgagagagggagagagagagagcaagcctaagagtttttcgaagggacctctagcactgttaccttctccgatatatatagtggagcatggtatggcgccgtcattaatggcgcggacaattgaagaattgtcaactcactgaaggctgtcagagtcgccctaaaggtgtcaaatcaccgtggggctgtcaaatcgctagggttgaccatgcCTTAGGTGGAATAATGCTCCTAGGCGGCAGTGGCGCATGccattgtcaggactgacagtctctagctgtagtacggcgattggaggagccgaccgaccataggtcggcggccagctgaggggcgtcgggtgaaaatttgggcccctccgacagtcagtcgggcacaTTGCAAGAGTCGGGCATCAGACTCCATAGTgcagtcggttgggagagcggAAAAGGTCTGCTCAACCGACGTATCCTCAATCGGTCGATAGCCGTCGATCAGTCGGTAATGGcacccatcggtcggtcggtcggtcggtgaagTCGGGCGTCGGATATGTAGGCCCGATGATGAGTCAGCATGAGTGGGGTCGatcggtattcggctgccgggacgtcgggtgatgacccggaggcaccgtcggctggtctggtgtcttgcttaagtcggacgtcaactgccacccccgacagtgagtcggtaatatgggttcgacCGCTCGATCGGTCGGaaacagcatgggtcggttcggccgacaaaccttcggtcggatattgtcggcagccgtctgtcggggccgtcggtcggagtcgtccgtcggggtcatccatcgatcgtcggtcggggtcgtctgtCGGGGTCGTGCGTCGGGGTCGGTCGGaatcgtccgtcggagtcatccaTCAGTCgttggtcggggtcgtccgtcgggatcgtccgtcggagtcgtccgtcggggtcgtccgtcggagtcgtcggtcggggttcgtccgtcggggtctGTCGGGgttgtccgtcggggtcgtccgttagtatatcccaacagtatattttttaattatttatatatatatatatataatattttaacaaattataataaataaaagattttgttagtttaatttttattagatATTAAGTAATTAGCTTTGATTTTTGTCACATTAATTAATCTCGGTATAATCAATATTTATTATACATTAAATTCATGTGACTATCCCAATGGTTTATTAATGTGATGGTGCCGCATCTAGTAATACCAGGCCGGCAAGGTGCCATTTGTCTGTCCGTTATCAATACCTCTTTTCATTGATTCTTGCACGTTGGCCCTCGTGCATTACGTCGGTCTTATGTCACCGCATATGTCATGACGAAATGATGGGCAAATCATTGGCAATAATTCAACAAAGGCCGAGAAGTTTTaccaaaatgaaaataaaaattataactaCCGAACCGTTGCGACCGTCAGGTCCTCAGGAAACGGTACggtatattataaataaataatatcaacAAAATGGTGAGATGGCATTGCATATTTGCGTCGGCACATGGTCATGCCGAAGCCAACCATCTGAATCAGGGATGTCGAAGAGGGATATccgaatattttatttatttttaatcaaacaaacgattttaataaaaattaaataaaaaatattgttcaattttgattttaatgattgCTTGATTCGAAACTAGCATTACTAtccattttattttatataaatttgaaatattatattataaatttagCCATATTTTGGATTGTATTATGAAAATTATGGATTATatctttaatttgatcattgatacgtaagaattttaaaataaataaaaaaaagttgaT from Elaeis guineensis isolate ETL-2024a chromosome 9, EG11, whole genome shotgun sequence includes these protein-coding regions:
- the LOC105051589 gene encoding putative 12-oxophytodienoate reductase 5, producing the protein MAAIPLLTPHKMGKFDLSHRIVLAPLTRTRSYGNVPQPHAILYYSQRTTKGGLLITEATGVSDTAQGYPATPGIWTKEQVEAWKPIVDAVHAKGGLFFCQLWHVGRVSNYGFQPNGQAPVSSTNKGIAPITHHDGSVEEYSPPRRLRIDEIPHIINDFRLAARNAIEAGFDGVEIHGANGYIIEQFMKDSVNDRIDEYGGSLENRCRFALEIVEAIVNEIGADKVGMRLSPFADYMECWDSNPEALGLYMMEALNKYGILYCHVIEPRMSIVDGRRQIPHRLLPMRKAFKKTFIAAGGYDREEGNKVVTEGYTDLVAYGRLFLANPDLPKRFELNTSVNKYDRSTFYTPDPVVGYTDYPFLGSTA